The window ATCCCATAAAACTCATCTGTAGCATCATACTGTAGTTGTTCAATGATATTTTCAACATCAATTTCTGGTACAAAATATTCTGGGTGCCCTATATGAACTTCTGTTACTTCTGCATTTCTATCATCACTATAAAAATCTTCAATTGCTTCTATCCGTGTATCATATGGATATCCAGCTCTATCATCATCTACCCAACACCATTTGCTTTTATCTTTCTTTAGCATTGATTATTTTCCCTTCTTCTGTTTTGTATTGGCTCTGTATTTTGCTCTATTAGTTTGCAACCGTTCTATACGCATTTTCTCTTCACAATCATAATCACTGCATATTACCCGGTTGGTTTTATTTGTATAGAATTTCTTACCACAACATATACAGTACCGTTCGTACTTATATTTCTTTGCTTCTTCCGCATCACGTTTCGCTTGTATTTCAGCTCTTACCTCAGCCACTGTTCTCTTCTTTGGTATTGGCTTACCTGCTATACAATCAGGACAATGCTTTTCTGACCCTACTGGTGTGAATAATCTATCACACCTATGACATTTCATTTGCATCTCTATTTGTCTCCTGCTATTCACAATATTCTAATAAGCTTGTTTGTGTCTTCACATCGCTTAACATTTCTGATTTCGCCTTACTATAGAAGTCTTTTGATATTTCAAACCCATATGCACTACGTCCTAACTCCATAGCTGCTCTTAATGTTGCTCCACTACCTGCCACAGGATCTATTACTACATCACCTTCATCAGTAAAGATTTCTATCAATCTCTTTAATACTGATACAGGCTTTTGTGTTGGATGGATTTTAGGAATAATGTTTTTGTTATCCCTACGCCATTCAAACCAATTAAATATCATCTTGTGATTATTATTAAATTTCGGTAGTCTCCCTCTATATAAAATCAATGCATATTCTGTAGCACCAACGACACGCATGTTAGCTTTTAATGCCTGTGCTGAATAATTCTTGATGAAAGAGATTGGTATATAGTTCTTAAACCCATGTTTCTTGGCATATTCAATTACCATCGCTTGTTGTTCATAGCTACAGAACACAATCATACATGGAGCCTTGCCCCTCTCTTTTGGCTCTTTCTTTAATAAGCGATTACAGAAATGAAAGTATTCTGCAATATTGAAGTTATGATCTGTATTAAAGAATGCCTTTCCTGCTTTCTTACTTTCGCCGTTTTTATTGTCTCCACCTATATACCACATAGGATTACTTGCATATGCTGCCCCCCCTAAATTATAGGGAATATCAGCTATTACAAGTTGTGCTTTTGGTATGCCATATCTTTTATAGTTCTGAAAATTATCATTAAATAACTCTACCTTCATATTCTGTTCAATGCCTTCCATTCATCTAGTTTGAATACAGCCTTACCATGCTTCTGAGCATATTCATATTCACCTTTACATCCTCTACTCTGTTCCCAGCCATCACATAATACTAGGATGTCGCAATGCCCTAAGAGTCCTAGACAAATATCTAACCCCTTTTGATATTCATCACCTGTCAAATAAACAAATCCATAGTTATGGATAGGTGATACATAATCATTGGCTGTATCTGCAAATATTAATTCATTCATGATTACATCTATCTTTTCTCTATTGCTTTTCTTCCCACCATAAGGATGGGCAACATAGATAAGCTTCTTGCTCATTAATTTAATCCCCTCGTTGCTCTATTAAATGGACTATTTTCATATGGTGCGATATCATCCGCATCATCCATGTCTAAATCATCATCTTCACCAATGATCTCCGCATCACTTGTGTTTGCATTGCCATTGGCTTGTTGTTCTTCATCAAATAGATTGGCTTGCGCACGTTTTCCTTCAATGTATGCTTCAATTTCACCTAGAACTAGATTAATGTCTTCGGCTAAGTCCTTATCAACATCTAGCCATTTAGTGCTAAATACACATACTTCGCTTTCTTTGTTGCGTAGATATCCCTTTACTTTAATGCCAGATACTTCATCTGGAAAGAAATCTTTACCACCATATCTAAATTCAATTCCGGATGCTGTTACCATATTTTGAGCGAATTTAAATGCTCCAAACTTGGATAGTAACAATGCTTTCATTGTTACATGTGCTTCCTTGAATTCTGGTCTTGGCTTTTCATACGATTTCAAAGAATGCTGCTCATCCATTCCTTGTACGTATTTCGTATAAGTAATATCAAATTTACCGCTTTCCATTTTAAATTTTGTTATTGTATACCTCATTTTCTTTTCTCCTTTACTTTTCTAGCATCTATATAACCCTTACAATTTATACATTTCTTAGCCATGATATAGGGTATTTTTACTCTAATTCCCCTTTTATCAGGTACTGGCAGCATTAATTTATTAGGGCATTTACAAGTAGTCCTTACAAACAATCCTTGATTACCTGTAAACTTTACTGCATGCTTACATGTTTTAGCTTTTAAAAACATATCCTTTGGTCTTGCCATTACCGCATCAACCTTTCCGCCCTTTCTAGGGCTTTATTTCGTTTCTTTTCTATTGGCAATGTCTCTGCATTGCCCTTATCAAAAGGGTATTTGTTCATCATCATTGAAGTTATCAAAGTTTGATGGTTCATTGTGAGCCCCATTTAATGTTGCTCCCACAAAACCTGCAACTACTTCTGTTATGTATCGCTTTTCGCCATTCTGAGTTTCATATGATCGTGTTTGAATTCGTCCTTGTACTAAACATTTATTTCCCTTCCGTAAAGTCCCTATTTCTTCTGCTAATGTTCCCCAAGCTACACAGTTTACAAAGGCTGTCTGTTCCTTTGTTTCCTTTGTGTTAGCATCAATATAAGTATTGCTTGCAGCTACTGTAAATGTTGCTACCGCTCTACCAGTCTTTGTATATCTTACTTCTGGGTCTCTCGCTAGATTACCCATTAAATTAACATTGTTCATGCTTATTCTCCTTTATGCTATTTGTATAGATGCCATCTACTTCTTCTAATTCAGTAACTGATATTTCTCCATTTAGCCATGCAGCACATATAGCTACATCCATAAATGAATTTGTGTATATTCCATCATCTGTGGTATGTACCCCTACAGATATCCCTGCTTCTGTAAAATAGATATACTTTCCTGTATCATTCCATGCATTCATTGCATATGCATTTATGATTGCTTCTCCTGTTGTTCTAGGAATAAATACTATTCCTCTATATTTGTTTTCCATTAATTATCCGCCCTTTTATTCCATGCCTTTTCACAATCTAAGTACATTGGCCACTCTTCAAAATGAGTGACGGCTCCACATTTATCACATGCCACCA of the Veillonella parvula genome contains:
- a CDS encoding site-specific DNA-methyltransferase — its product is MEGIEQNMKVELFNDNFQNYKRYGIPKAQLVIADIPYNLGGAAYASNPMWYIGGDNKNGESKKAGKAFFNTDHNFNIAEYFHFCNRLLKKEPKERGKAPCMIVFCSYEQQAMVIEYAKKHGFKNYIPISFIKNYSAQALKANMRVVGATEYALILYRGRLPKFNNNHKMIFNWFEWRRDNKNIIPKIHPTQKPVSVLKRLIEIFTDEGDVVIDPVAGSGATLRAAMELGRSAYGFEISKDFYSKAKSEMLSDVKTQTSLLEYCE
- a CDS encoding single-stranded DNA-binding protein, with the protein product MNNVNLMGNLARDPEVRYTKTGRAVATFTVAASNTYIDANTKETKEQTAFVNCVAWGTLAEEIGTLRKGNKCLVQGRIQTRSYETQNGEKRYITEVVAGFVGATLNGAHNEPSNFDNFNDDEQIPF
- a CDS encoding DUF4406 domain-containing protein is translated as MSKKLIYVAHPYGGKKSNREKIDVIMNELIFADTANDYVSPIHNYGFVYLTGDEYQKGLDICLGLLGHCDILVLCDGWEQSRGCKGEYEYAQKHGKAVFKLDEWKALNRI